In one Legionella clemsonensis genomic region, the following are encoded:
- the mutH gene encoding DNA mismatch repair endonuclease MutH, with protein MHQQLFPKEQLKSETELLERCRNIEGLSFLQLASMLQISIPAEKTKRKGWTGLAIELALGTTAGTKAIPDFSYLGIELKTLPLNPTGKPAESTFVTSIPLLTIHQQQWLSSQCYSKLRRILWIPVEGDRNIPFEHRRIGHGFLWSPSKEDELILAGDWHELTFMIGCGKLEKIDATIGQYLQVRPKAANAKSLCYGFDEEGSKILTLPRGFYLRSSFTAQILQMIL; from the coding sequence ATGCACCAACAACTATTTCCAAAAGAGCAATTGAAGAGTGAGACTGAGCTTCTGGAGCGTTGTCGTAATATTGAAGGTTTAAGTTTTTTACAATTAGCTTCTATGCTTCAAATTTCCATTCCTGCTGAGAAAACAAAGCGTAAAGGCTGGACGGGCCTGGCTATTGAATTAGCGTTAGGAACTACCGCAGGCACAAAAGCCATTCCTGATTTTTCTTATCTTGGTATTGAGCTTAAAACTTTACCCCTTAACCCTACAGGCAAACCGGCCGAATCCACGTTTGTAACCAGCATTCCTCTATTAACCATTCATCAACAACAGTGGCTCTCTTCGCAATGCTACTCCAAGTTAAGACGCATTTTATGGATACCTGTTGAAGGCGATAGAAATATTCCTTTCGAGCATCGACGAATAGGACACGGCTTTTTATGGTCTCCCAGTAAAGAAGATGAATTGATTCTCGCCGGCGACTGGCATGAGTTAACATTCATGATAGGATGCGGAAAGTTGGAAAAAATTGATGCCACCATAGGACAGTATCTGCAAGTTAGACCTAAAGCAGCAAACGCTAAATCACTTTGCTATGGATTTGATGAAGAGGGCAGTAAAATTTTAACGCTTCCTCGCGGATTTTATCTACGCAGTAGTTTTACAGCACAAATTTTACAAATGATACTCTAG
- a CDS encoding ankyrin repeat domain-containing protein, producing MYHTFMKHLQLTRIAQELGYASITNEGLCKGFSAMLIQAACCGQIERFYKRLEILEQYKDKPEKLKSDIAVLQKLSKTEQEIPDNHQILEIPAFFEGIALYLNPEIGAEMFGGRSYFQDHEIEISAYIQSKELENLGGLHCALRTNDQYNQKELAEFLKGIGQELKDYPDSAINLSCNNHSVAIRVLGKDQFQLIETDSLDELNTHYNSQQLAKKLNKTFNKSWRNWIGERPLVMSVSVFTSKANPLNLNHLKATHPLIPSQDSIGFTVLECAAENNDVDTLRRIDFTKIYAPKISRALEIACFRCSNDVADFLLKLPSIDLSKSNAIFAALKSKNYSLVEKIRKHPTFNLHATYRKGNVLHAVAAAKHAGAEAVDLAKQFIDSGVDINAKDIKGYTPLRTACHYGNLELAKLLLKHGADPKEKNIDNITVLHVAVKSGHLELVQELLDRYEEGDKNCNAKTLQGNTPFHFACATGNKAMVEKLLSYADCDIRTKENLTPLGVACKNNHLQLIPILLEKTTLSINDIKPDSALLQKIAQCDIETQNNFLKKALECYIAHRNTEPEYKDLLHTGFSKTEKISAAQALLNKLKGDPINLKSHLAALNDKRLSSLYGMYNRLHPVVAFKSDENGISPSYSTMIKVMPKAVHSSPRPDAVPLKERQIMEESSDKKQEQVESSIKSPTPFKTSPL from the coding sequence ATGTATCACACCTTTATGAAACATTTGCAGTTAACACGCATTGCCCAAGAATTGGGATACGCATCAATAACAAACGAGGGGTTGTGCAAAGGCTTTTCAGCTATGCTAATACAAGCTGCTTGCTGTGGTCAGATAGAAAGATTTTATAAAAGACTTGAAATTCTTGAGCAATACAAGGATAAACCCGAAAAACTTAAAAGCGATATTGCTGTATTACAGAAGTTATCAAAAACCGAGCAAGAGATTCCTGATAATCACCAAATACTCGAGATTCCTGCATTTTTTGAAGGTATAGCACTTTATCTCAATCCAGAGATTGGAGCTGAGATGTTTGGTGGTAGAAGTTATTTTCAAGATCATGAAATCGAAATATCCGCTTATATACAATCAAAGGAATTGGAAAATCTTGGGGGATTGCATTGCGCCTTAAGAACAAATGATCAATATAATCAGAAAGAGCTAGCGGAGTTTTTAAAAGGCATCGGCCAAGAACTAAAAGATTATCCAGATTCAGCAATTAATTTATCATGCAATAACCACTCTGTAGCTATTCGGGTTTTAGGGAAAGATCAATTTCAATTAATTGAAACGGACAGTCTCGATGAATTAAATACACATTACAATAGCCAACAACTTGCAAAGAAATTAAATAAAACTTTTAACAAGTCATGGCGCAATTGGATTGGCGAAAGGCCGCTTGTAATGTCTGTCTCTGTTTTTACCAGTAAAGCTAACCCTCTGAATCTTAATCATTTAAAAGCAACACATCCATTAATACCTTCCCAGGATAGTATAGGTTTTACTGTCTTGGAGTGTGCAGCGGAGAACAACGATGTTGACACATTAAGACGAATTGACTTTACAAAAATTTATGCTCCTAAAATATCGCGAGCACTTGAAATAGCATGCTTTCGTTGTAGCAATGATGTGGCAGACTTTTTATTAAAACTTCCGTCTATTGATTTGAGCAAATCAAATGCTATTTTTGCTGCGCTTAAATCTAAAAACTACTCTCTTGTAGAAAAAATTCGAAAGCACCCAACATTTAACCTTCATGCCACTTATCGTAAAGGAAATGTCCTTCATGCGGTAGCAGCAGCTAAGCATGCAGGGGCAGAAGCAGTTGATTTAGCAAAACAGTTTATTGATTCAGGTGTTGATATTAATGCAAAAGATATCAAGGGATATACCCCGCTTCGCACGGCCTGTCATTATGGTAATCTCGAATTAGCTAAGTTACTTTTAAAGCATGGAGCAGACCCGAAGGAAAAAAATATAGATAATATAACTGTCTTACATGTTGCAGTGAAAAGTGGACATCTCGAATTAGTTCAAGAGCTTTTAGACCGATACGAAGAGGGAGACAAAAATTGTAATGCAAAAACTTTACAAGGTAACACTCCTTTTCATTTCGCTTGCGCCACCGGTAACAAAGCAATGGTTGAAAAATTATTGTCTTATGCAGATTGCGACATACGTACTAAAGAAAATTTAACGCCTTTAGGAGTTGCGTGTAAGAATAATCATTTGCAATTAATACCAATCCTTCTAGAGAAAACAACATTATCGATTAATGACATTAAACCAGATTCTGCTTTACTTCAGAAAATCGCTCAATGTGATATTGAAACCCAGAATAATTTTCTCAAAAAAGCTCTGGAATGCTATATTGCCCACCGCAACACGGAGCCTGAGTACAAGGATCTTTTGCATACAGGTTTTTCAAAAACAGAGAAGATTTCTGCTGCCCAGGCACTCCTTAATAAACTAAAAGGTGACCCAATTAATTTAAAATCTCATCTTGCTGCCTTAAACGATAAACGCCTTTCCTCACTCTATGGCATGTATAACCGACTGCATCCAGTTGTAGCCTTTAAATCAGATGAAAATGGAATATCCCCCTCTTACAGCACAATGATAAAAGTAATGCCAAAAGCGGTTCACTCTTCTCCAAGACCAGACGCAGTACCTTTAAAAGAGAGACAAATAATGGAGGAGAGCTCTGACAAAAAACAAGAACAAGTTGAATCTTCCATTAAATCCCCTACTCCTTTTAAAACTTCTCCTTTGTAG
- a CDS encoding amidoligase family protein, whose product MQNYAQQERLVGFEIEYVGLSIQDSTKLLQKLYSGTIQVHNHQQWSLVNSALGTFNIEMDAQILKNLAKKSAENVKQKKVDIEGYLEKTISYVLQNVVPIEIITPPVLISQIALLNQIIPELRKNKAKDTHSSLLAAFGVHINPDVPKLNSTTILSYLQAYILLNDWLRDVIKVDLTREISPYIDEYPENYALKILQPSYKPSLSNLIDDYLLYNYTRNRSLDLLPLFAYMDDMKVRNHVDFTLIKPRPTFHYRLPNTNLHSTSWDLIVEWRRWLVVEKLAANERLRMQLSEDYLKQKKEVFMPTTKWLNHITPYVKEL is encoded by the coding sequence ATGCAAAACTATGCGCAACAAGAAAGATTAGTTGGGTTTGAGATTGAGTACGTTGGGCTTTCCATCCAAGATTCCACAAAGCTTTTGCAAAAACTCTATTCAGGCACTATTCAAGTCCATAATCATCAACAATGGTCATTGGTTAACTCAGCGTTAGGTACCTTTAATATTGAGATGGATGCACAAATTTTAAAGAATTTGGCAAAAAAATCCGCTGAAAACGTTAAACAGAAAAAAGTTGATATTGAGGGCTATCTGGAAAAAACAATTTCTTATGTGCTGCAGAATGTTGTCCCTATTGAGATTATTACTCCACCTGTTTTAATTTCACAAATAGCATTGTTAAATCAAATTATTCCTGAACTAAGAAAAAATAAAGCCAAAGATACTCATTCTTCGCTATTAGCTGCTTTTGGCGTTCATATTAATCCAGATGTGCCAAAACTCAATTCCACTACGATTTTATCTTATCTACAAGCTTATATTTTATTAAATGACTGGTTACGTGACGTAATAAAAGTTGATCTTACCAGAGAAATTTCACCTTATATTGATGAATATCCAGAAAATTATGCACTAAAAATTTTACAACCCTCTTATAAACCATCCTTATCCAATTTAATTGATGATTATCTACTCTATAATTATACCCGAAATCGTTCCCTGGATTTATTACCACTTTTTGCCTATATGGACGACATGAAAGTGAGAAATCACGTGGATTTTACTTTAATTAAACCACGTCCGACTTTTCATTATCGCTTACCTAATACTAATCTACACTCAACATCTTGGGATCTTATCGTTGAATGGAGGCGATGGCTTGTTGTTGAAAAATTAGCTGCTAATGAAAGACTGAGGATGCAGTTAAGTGAAGATTATTTAAAACAAAAAAAAGAAGTGTTTATGCCGACTACAAAATGGTTAAATCATATCACTCCCTATGTAAAAGAACTATGA
- a CDS encoding gamma-glutamyl-gamma-aminobutyrate hydrolase family protein, translating into MKTRPVIAITYSNNQSKIVIGAIKLAIWLSGGTCLCVNTRQNQDNFNYDGLLLCGGVDITPDLYGSSKKANYLYDFERDKLELKHLFYAERHNLPVLGICRGCQLMNVYRKGTLYTDIEKVFEEAQYPSHLLGYLFFRKQIQINPRSLLFKITRKISLKVNSIHKQSIFNLGHNLKIGAIEKNNIIQSIEDPSKKFFLGVQFHPEFLIYKISFLNLFKEFVNSTRRGEKEIDIGHH; encoded by the coding sequence ATGAAAACTCGACCAGTTATTGCAATTACTTATTCAAATAATCAATCAAAAATTGTGATTGGCGCTATAAAATTGGCCATTTGGCTGTCAGGAGGAACATGTTTGTGCGTTAATACCAGGCAAAATCAGGATAATTTTAACTATGATGGTCTACTCCTTTGTGGTGGTGTGGATATAACTCCAGATCTCTACGGGAGTAGTAAAAAAGCTAATTATCTCTACGATTTTGAACGCGACAAACTTGAACTTAAACACTTATTTTATGCTGAGCGACACAATTTACCAGTTCTTGGAATTTGCCGTGGTTGCCAATTAATGAATGTCTACAGAAAAGGAACGCTTTATACTGATATTGAGAAAGTTTTTGAAGAGGCCCAATATCCTTCTCATTTATTAGGTTATCTCTTTTTCCGCAAACAAATTCAGATTAATCCCCGCAGCTTGCTATTTAAAATCACCCGAAAAATTTCATTAAAAGTAAATAGTATTCATAAACAATCCATTTTTAATCTTGGCCATAATCTTAAAATTGGGGCAATAGAAAAGAATAATATTATTCAAAGCATAGAAGATCCAAGCAAAAAATTTTTCTTAGGCGTTCAATTTCATCCTGAATTTTTAATTTATAAAATATCTTTTTTAAATTTGTTTAAAGAGTTTGTAAATTCCACGAGAAGAGGGGAAAAAGAAATTGATATAGGCCATCATTAA
- a CDS encoding helix-turn-helix transcriptional regulator, with protein sequence MSTELINATELINYTDFVTHLCKDLFKVTGINHFSYVEMNDTGNFIWLGTDSKYFERCIHQQLVETAPISILKTYPKNGFYLIDIYQEEYKQYSAPVFQLLNHFEYGHSFRILEIADYNRIKLYSFDAPLGKRDINHVYLNNLEIFKKFSSYFEDKITFIRDKFDANSLQDNKYAEFIHLWNSSFKQNGIMDHTLPTMFYSAESKIQITPREREVLFWYIKGKTSEETAKLLDVSRRTIERHFENLRDKFGCFSKNQIALKLMDML encoded by the coding sequence ATGTCTACCGAGCTAATAAATGCAACTGAATTAATTAATTACACTGATTTTGTTACCCATTTGTGCAAAGATTTGTTTAAAGTAACAGGTATTAATCATTTCAGTTATGTGGAAATGAACGACACAGGTAATTTTATTTGGTTAGGAACTGATAGTAAATATTTTGAACGATGCATTCATCAACAACTGGTTGAAACTGCTCCTATTAGCATATTAAAAACCTATCCCAAAAATGGTTTTTACTTAATTGATATCTATCAAGAGGAGTATAAACAATACAGTGCGCCTGTGTTTCAACTACTTAACCATTTTGAATATGGACATTCCTTTCGAATATTGGAAATTGCTGACTACAATAGAATTAAATTATATTCATTTGATGCTCCACTCGGAAAACGTGATATAAATCATGTTTACTTAAATAATCTTGAAATATTTAAAAAATTTAGCAGTTATTTTGAAGACAAAATTACCTTTATTCGTGATAAATTTGATGCAAATAGTCTTCAAGATAACAAATATGCCGAGTTTATTCATCTGTGGAATTCTTCCTTTAAACAAAATGGCATCATGGATCATACGTTACCCACTATGTTCTATTCAGCCGAGTCTAAAATACAAATCACTCCTCGCGAAAGAGAGGTATTATTTTGGTACATCAAAGGAAAAACTTCGGAAGAAACTGCAAAATTATTGGATGTTTCAAGACGAACCATCGAACGACATTTTGAGAATTTGCGCGATAAATTTGGCTGCTTCTCTAAAAATCAAATTGCATTAAAATTAATGGATATGCTTTAA
- a CDS encoding SDR family oxidoreductase — MQSIKNKIILVTGASSGIGEACARLFASKGAKLILCARRTERIEQLASELNRFNNVDCLPVSLDVRFKENVEQVLLPLPSAWQEIDVLINNAGLALSSDSIQEGSLENWDRMIDTNVKGLLYISRCILPGMMERGRGHIVNVGSIAGQECYPGGNVYCATKHAVRAITKSMRLDLLGSPIRITEIAPGAVETEFSEVRWGNRKKAQAFYEDFTPLLAEDIADAVYYCITRPPHVDIAEMTVMPTVQASANHIHRDGK, encoded by the coding sequence ATGCAGAGTATAAAAAATAAAATTATTTTAGTTACCGGCGCCTCAAGTGGTATAGGTGAAGCTTGCGCACGTCTTTTTGCCAGTAAGGGGGCAAAACTTATTCTTTGTGCGCGTAGAACAGAGCGTATAGAGCAACTTGCTTCAGAATTAAATCGCTTCAACAATGTAGACTGTTTGCCTGTGTCACTGGATGTGCGTTTCAAGGAAAATGTGGAGCAAGTTTTACTTCCCCTACCTTCTGCCTGGCAAGAGATTGATGTATTAATTAACAATGCCGGACTTGCATTATCTAGCGATTCTATACAAGAAGGCTCCCTTGAAAATTGGGACAGAATGATTGATACCAATGTAAAAGGATTACTTTATATAAGTCGTTGTATTTTACCCGGTATGATGGAGCGCGGTCGAGGTCATATTGTCAATGTTGGCTCCATTGCTGGGCAAGAATGTTATCCGGGAGGAAATGTCTACTGTGCAACCAAACATGCTGTGCGGGCAATTACCAAATCAATGCGTCTGGATTTATTAGGGAGCCCTATTCGCATTACTGAAATTGCACCTGGTGCCGTGGAAACGGAGTTTAGTGAAGTTCGTTGGGGCAATAGAAAAAAAGCCCAGGCATTCTACGAAGACTTTACTCCCTTGTTGGCAGAGGATATTGCTGATGCAGTTTATTACTGCATTACTCGACCTCCACATGTGGATATAGCAGAAATGACCGTTATGCCAACAGTGCAAGCATCAGCAAATCATATTCACAGAGATGGCAAATGA
- a CDS encoding lysylphosphatidylglycerol synthase transmembrane domain-containing protein, whose protein sequence is MKLKINKWIIGFLLLITIILIYFQFTELSNFIQLVQRINPFWFILALLFQGGTYGALAGVWWIALWRLHQKISFLNLILLSLSQLFVNQTIPSSGLSGTTLVTQYLLQHNISKKSVAFAVTLNVFSRQIAYFLAFILAIIILWLHQSLGKALIILTIIFTSTMIFIFIAAIYLWTHIRNKALPGFLEKFELLKSFVSAIKKLHPKMLLQPIVSIPAICLQGAIFLFDALTLWMVLLALNTHLDFVLIFAVQVIAQAVGSIALIPGGLGVFEGSMTGMLYALGLPLESALAATILFRGLTYWLPMIPGFMITHKKLKPSQFGKRK, encoded by the coding sequence GTGAAGCTAAAAATTAACAAATGGATTATTGGTTTTCTACTTTTAATCACTATTATTCTTATTTATTTTCAATTTACAGAGCTAAGTAATTTTATTCAGCTAGTACAACGGATTAATCCTTTTTGGTTTATATTGGCCTTACTCTTTCAAGGAGGAACCTATGGAGCCCTTGCAGGCGTTTGGTGGATAGCTTTATGGCGCTTGCATCAAAAAATTTCCTTCTTAAATCTGATTTTATTAAGTTTATCTCAATTGTTTGTCAATCAAACTATTCCTTCCAGTGGTTTAAGTGGAACAACCCTGGTGACGCAGTATTTGCTTCAACATAATATTTCTAAAAAATCAGTCGCTTTTGCGGTCACTTTAAATGTTTTTAGTCGACAAATTGCTTACTTTTTAGCGTTTATCCTGGCAATTATTATTCTTTGGCTTCATCAAAGCCTGGGTAAAGCGCTTATTATTTTGACTATTATTTTTACTTCTACCATGATCTTTATCTTTATCGCTGCTATTTATTTATGGACGCATATTCGCAATAAAGCCTTACCTGGTTTTTTGGAAAAATTTGAACTCTTAAAATCATTCGTGTCAGCAATTAAAAAACTTCACCCTAAAATGTTGTTACAGCCAATAGTTAGTATCCCCGCTATCTGTTTACAGGGCGCTATTTTCCTTTTTGATGCTTTAACCTTATGGATGGTTTTATTGGCACTTAATACTCATTTAGATTTTGTACTAATTTTTGCAGTCCAAGTGATTGCCCAGGCTGTTGGATCAATCGCTTTGATTCCCGGCGGACTTGGTGTATTTGAAGGCAGCATGACAGGCATGCTATATGCCTTGGGGTTACCTCTCGAATCAGCCTTGGCTGCTACTATTCTTTTCAGAGGTTTAACCTATTGGTTACCCATGATTCCTGGATTTATGATAACCCATAAAAAATTAAAGCCATCTCAATTTGGGAAGAGGAAATAA